The window CTTTTGGCGGTCTCGGCGCATGTGCGGGAAGTAAATGCCAgggtggaagaagacgagcagaAAAgtggcgacgaagatgaggctgctgtcgaggacgaggaagctAGGTTGGTCTTGCATGATTTTGTTGCCCCAGCCGCCGGCCATTTCAGCGATACTGTGAGTAGATGTACGTTAGTTTTCTATTCTGAAGGATACATGTATGATGACAAGAATGAGAGGAATATGCATACCGGTAGATGCATCGGATCAAGATGACAAAGTAAGAAATAGAGATGGCATAACGGAATTTCTTAAAGTTGCCGTCGTGCCAGAGCTTCCATCCATCCGTGTTCTGGGCCTCCGGGAATGTCATGTACTTCCTCACTCGAACATAGTAATCCGTGCTGAGGATTCCAAAGGCGATGAGCACGACGACCTGCAGCGCAACACCAGCAATGATGGCACGGTTTCCGGACTCGGTCAGCTTAGGATTGGTGTcgccgccagcagctgcgATACCTCCACCGATAGCCTGGACAATGAGGCAGCTCAAGTCGGCagggaggaagatgatgggATACCAGCGGGGCTTGATGCGAGAGACGGAGGGGTTGAGGTTGATGGCGACATGCTTGAGGGTGAGATAGATGGAGACACAGATGAAGGTTGGTGCCAGGATGATGGCGCAGATCTGCAGTTGGAAAGCGCCGCTATTCCAGGGGTTGGAGTTGAGCTGGATGCGACCAATGTAGCCTATTGTGAGTATGTAAGCAAGAGTAAAACTAATATCAtacttgtatatatatatatatatgtgtgtgtgtgtgtgtgtgtgtgtgtgtgtgtgtgtgtgtgtgtatgtaagaaaagatgaaagaGACATGAAAGGGTGAAATGATAATGTTGTGTGATCAGAGATAATCACGTACCAAGCATTTCCAATAGCAACCCGATGGACAGGCCAATGGCATATGTATATGTCTTCTTCCATACTCCCAGACCAACAGAACCGACTGTCAAGATGCCAAAGACAATGGCGAAAAAGATGCCCGATCCCAGATTAGGATAATATCCCAGGACTGTGGCGCTGACCGGGCACAGCGCCGAGACCTCTGTGCACTCGTTTCGCGCCATTGTGTGCGAGTCGATATAACTCTATGGAAGCTCTTTTGACGACAAGGTGGATGCTGCTTCCAGATCAAGTAATCGGATTAGtaaccctctttttttctttttttcttctcctcctgctgcctgCTTTTCCCCTATGATGGGCCTTCTTTGTCGTCGGGTTTCGGAGTCCGGAAGCTTCGGTCCCTTTAAGGCGTTTCCTGTTATGAACTGGTGAAGATCTGGAGAAGTCGACAACAGTCGAAATATCAAAAACAAACAACCAGAGACTTCCACCAAAGGAGCTTTTGTAAAGCAAATGGaaatgaaggaaaagaaaaggttgAGCACGCGGGAATGGGCTGAATCTAATATGTACGGAATATGCACCCGCGCGCCTTATTATACATGGGGTTCAGGCCAAACCCGAACTCCCAATGAGCGGCTCCATCCATTCCAAAACAGCTAAAAGGGCAGAGGGATTTCGTATGCAACCCTCCAATCCTTGCCCTGCCGCATCGCCAGCCAATTAAGCTCCTTGGGTGGCGCTAGAAGATAGCGTATAGAAACAAATCTAATTCGTCCGGATGGTCCCCTTTCCGGACCAACCTTTGGGCAActcgttctttttcttcggtCTCTCATTATGACTGTAGGAACTGAACCCACATGGCAGCGTTTCTTCTGTCCGACGGGGTGTTTGCTGCTTCACCGGCAGGGCTGCACAAAGCTTAAACAGAGCTGCCTGATCTGCTGGGCCGCAGTTGTTTCCATTCTCGGTGTAGAGCCTCGTGTCGTGTCGTATCGTATCAAGCCGTCATACACCAAAGAAGGCTTGATTCATCACTGCTACCCCGGGTGCTTCGCCTCACAGACTCCGACATCGTTCAGCTTCCCCAGAACGCTCGAGCATCTTATGGCGCAACGTCCGAATAGCCATTGTGGGTGACGATCGCGGAGGTGAACAATAACGCAAAACGCCTGTGCGTGCCTGTCAGCATCTTCACCACGGATCACCAAGCGGGACGCAAGCCAAAAGCCACGAGCCTCTTTCTGGCCAACCCGTGCGCCGAAGCTACTACGTACATAGCATACACACTAAACGGAAGACGCCACCCGTTGGTAGCGAAGAGGGAAAATTCTCCACACGAGGCAAAACCGCTATACGCGTGTGTGGAGGTTAAAAACGGCCGCCCTGCAAGAAGTAAGCAATCGTCGATGACTAGCAAAAAAGCTGCAAATGCAAATGTGCTTGGCTGAAGAAGGCGGCAAGTCCGCAGGGTTTCGGGTTCGGGCGAATTCTAGAGTCCACCTGTAAGGAGGCACTGCCAAGGGGTGACTAAGCAGATGATGAATGCTGTAAtcaaatatttaattttggAAAACACAAAAGGATGGAATCTTTTGCTGACTAGGAAATTTGATCTGATTTTCAGCTTAGCTGCCGGTAATAATGCTACACATCATCGGCGTTCCGTTTCAAGCATGCACATAAGCCTATATAGCTCCAACAATGCAGGCTGCGTACTTTGTTTGCATGTGTGAATCTCGATCTGGCTAGGATCTGCGATTTTGGCAGTCCAGCAGGTTGCATGAATCCCACGCTGGCGAGGGTGTGTCCATGCTGTCTCTCTCATCTCCGAGCAGATCATGCATCCGAGAGATAAGGCCAGCTTGTCACGGGCTTGAACAATGCCTTTGTTGAGCCACGACGCAGCTTCATGTTAGTCCGTGCAATCGCGCATCCGCCGCTACGTAT is drawn from Trichoderma asperellum chromosome 4, complete sequence and contains these coding sequences:
- a CDS encoding uncharacterized protein (EggNog:ENOG41~TransMembrane:7 (o30-49i56-74o86-108i129-151o166-190i218-238o258-279i)), with the protein product MARNECTEVSALCPVSATVLGYYPNLGSGIFFAIVFGILTVGSVGLGVWKKTYTYAIGLSIGLLLEMLGYIGRIQLNSNPWNSGAFQLQICAIILAPTFICVSIYLTLKHVAINLNPSVSRIKPRWYPIIFLPADLSCLIVQAIGGGIAAAGGDTNPKLTESGNRAIIAGVALQVVVLIAFGILSTDYYVRVRKYMTFPEAQNTDGWKLWHDGNFKKFRYAISISYFVILIRCIYRIAEMAGGWGNKIMQDQPSFLVLDSSLIFVATFLLVFFHPGIYFPHMRRDRQKSMRPTEEIKLENGLSSSEGIKVAA